The Haloplanus sp. GDY1 genomic sequence ACGTCGCGTTTCTCGGCTTTCGAGAGGCGACCGGTGTAGGTGTCGACCGAGACGCGACTGCCGAAGCCGAGGCCGCGGGCCAGGTCGGAGAGGCTCTCGGCCTGGTCCGCGATCAGGGCGTTCTGCGGGCCGAGATACAGCGTTCGGCCGCCGTCTTCCATCGCCCGCTCGAACGCCGGCACCGTGTACGCGAGGCTCTTGCCGCTCGCCGTCGGCGTCGCCAACACCGCGTCCCGCCCGTCGCGGACGGCCTCGATGGCGTCGACCTGGTGGCGATAGAGGCGGTCGACCCCCCGATCCGCCAGCGCGTCGGCCAGCCGCGGTTCCAGGTCGCAGTCGGCGTAGACTGGGTCGCGTCCCGGCAGGACGCGGTGGTCCGCGACCCGTCCGTCCTCGGCGCGTTCCCGGAGTCGGTCGACGACGTCGTCCACACCCCTGCTCCGGCCGGCCCGACCAAACCGGTTCCGGTCGCGTTTTGGCGCTCGCCGCCGACCTCACCCACATGGACGCCGACGGCGGCACCTACACCCTCGTCCTCGAGTTGCCCCGGGCGGTCGACGTCACGGTCGGCGCGCTGGGCCGGCACCGCTTCCCCGCGGGCGCCTACGCCTACACCGGGAGCGCACTCGGGAGCGGCGGCTTCGCCCGCGTCGACCGACACCGCCGGGTCGCGGCGGGGGAACACGACACCCGGCACTGGCACGTCGACTACCTCACCGGCCACCCGGCGACCGGCCTGGTGACCGCCGTCACCAGCGCGGGCGTCGACGCCGAGTGTGCCGTCGCCACACGCCTCCCCGAGGGACCGGTCGCGGGGTTCGGCGCCTCGGACTGTGGCTGTCGCTCCC encodes the following:
- a CDS encoding GIY-YIG nuclease family protein, with protein sequence MDADGGTYTLVLELPRAVDVTVGALGRHRFPAGAYAYTGSALGSGGFARVDRHRRVAAGEHDTRHWHVDYLTGHPATGLVTAVTSAGVDAECAVATRLPEGPVAGFGASDCGCRSHLAAGPTAEELVGTVRSAHRAASKS